In Tachypleus tridentatus isolate NWPU-2018 chromosome 7, ASM421037v1, whole genome shotgun sequence, a genomic segment contains:
- the LOC143257694 gene encoding protein FAM200C-like encodes MSKKQKWNDEYVKFGFTCTTEKDGTQRPQCILCSTLFSNANLKPSKLDEHFKNKHGGRDAGNDIVTLRVKRARFDQVGTLPTYGFSPTEKPLLRASYEVAYQIAKSKKPHTIGEELIKPCALEMAKIVLGKEAEKKLQQVSLSNDVIHN; translated from the coding sequence ATGTCGAAGAAACAAAAGTGGAATGACGAATATGTCAAGTTTGGTTTCACCTGTACTACAGAGAAGGATGGGACACAACGTCCACAGTGTATCCTGTGCAGCACACTCTTCTCCAATGCGAACTTGAAGCCATCAAAGCTTGATgaacatttcaagaacaaacatggTGGCAGGGATGCAGGAAATGACATTGTGACATTAAGGGTCAAAAGAGctaggtttgatcaggttggcacATTGCCGACTTATGGATTTTCGCCAACAGAGAAACCTTTACTGCGTGCTTCTTATGAAGTTGCATACCAGATtgctaaatcaaagaaaccccaTACAATTGGTGAGGAACTGATCAAGCCATGTGCCCTTGAAATGGCAAAGATTGTTCTCGGCAAGGAAGCTGAGAAGAAACTCCAACAAGTGTCTTTGTCAAATGATGTAATCCATAACTGA
- the LOC143257695 gene encoding protein FAM200C-like, giving the protein MSVDNLEQVVADIKASPVKISLQVDESTDSLKTTAQAIDVLNKIQEFLSRNELHLDKIGSICTDGAPAMLGNRSGFAALMRKEVPNLKITHCFLHRHSLAAKTLPPDLKKTLDICVKVVNFIRS; this is encoded by the exons ATGAGTGTTGACAACCTGGAACAAGTTGTAGCTGACATCAAGGCTAGTCCAGTTAAGATTAGCCTACaagtggatgaatcaacagat TCCTTAAAGACAACTGCACAAGCTATAGATGtgcttaacaaaatacaagaatttttatCAAGAAACGAACTTCACCTTGACAAAATTGGTTCAATATGTACAGATGGTGCACCAGCAATGCTGGGCAATCGTTCTGGGTTTGCTGCATTAATGAGGAAAGAAGTTCCTAATCTGAAAATCACTCACTGCTTTCTTCATCGTCACTCTCTTGCAGCAAAGACATTGCCCCCAGATCTCAAGAAAACTCTGGATATTTGTGTCAAGGTTGTAAACTTTATTCGCAGCTGA
- the LOC143257696 gene encoding protein FAM200C-like, whose protein sequence is MGQEHTVLLYHTEVRWLSRGRVLFRVFELRGEIHQFLRERVQELAIYFKEPSFVQMLAYLANVFLALNECNLSLQGRGLNIVTASAKLAEFKEKLVLWIKRVKMGNLANFPCLEETVTENSTLHPDFVAKLLNICRCCTSFEGYFSCGELQTYDNWILNPFMQNLEDVSGIKEDLIDLRHNREIQMEFTNSQLEHFWASQLEAYPALAKKALEVLQWLKINMKSTLTDIYTTMNLPIN, encoded by the exons ATGGGTCAGGAACACACTGTTCTTTTGTACCACACTGAAGTGAGGTGGTTGTCACGTGGTCGTGTGCTGTTTCGTGTGTTTGAACTGAGAGGAGAAATTCATCAGTTTCTCCGTGAAAGGGTACAAGAACtggctatatatttcaaagaacctaGTTTTGTTCAGATGCTTGCCTATTTGGCTAATGTGTTTTTAGCTCTCAATGAATGCAATCTCTCTCTGCAAGGAAGGGGACTCAACATTGTGACTGCAAGTGCAAAATTGGCTGaattcaaagaaaaacttgtctTGTGGATAAAGCGTGTGAAGATGGGGAATTTGGCAAATTTCCCCTGCCTGGAAGAGACAGTCACAGAAAATTCTACCCTGCatccagactttgttgcaaaGTTGTTGAACATATGCAGATGCTGCACTTCATTTGAGGGTTACTTCTCGTGTGGAGAGCTGCAAACCTATGACAACTGGATCCTGAATCCTTTCATGCAGAATTTGGAAGATGTCAGCGGCATCAAGGAAGATCTCATCGACCTTAGACACAATCGTGAAATCCAAATGGAGTTCACCAATAGTCAGCTGGAACACTTCTGGGCTTCTCAGCTGGAAGCATACCCTGCATTAGCGAAGAAAGCTCTTGAAGTGCTG CaatggttaaaaataaatatgaaaagtacATTAACAGACATTTATACCACTATGAACTTGCCAATCAACTGA